A window of the Loxodonta africana isolate mLoxAfr1 chromosome 3, mLoxAfr1.hap2, whole genome shotgun sequence genome harbors these coding sequences:
- the CTPS1 gene encoding CTP synthase 1, with amino-acid sequence MKYILVTGGVISGIGKGIIASSVGTILKSCGLHVTSIKIDPYINIDAGTFSPYEHGEVFVLDDGGEVDLDLGNYERFLDIRLTKDNNLTTGKIYQHVINKERKGDYLGKTVQVVPHITDAIQEWIMRQALIPVDEDGLEPQVCVIELGGTVGDIESMPFIEAFRQFQFKVKRENFCNIHVSLVPQPSSTREQKTKPTQNSIRDLRGLGLSPDLVVCRCSNPLDTSVKKKISMYCHVEPEQVICVHDVSSIYRVPLLLEEQGVVDYFLRRLDLPIERQPRKMLMKWKEMADRYDRLLETCSIALVGKYTKFSDSYASVTKALEHSALAINHRLEIKYIDSTDLEPSTLQEEPVRYHEAWQKLCSAHGVLVPGGFGVRGTEGKIQAIAWARKQKKPFLGVCLGMQLAVVEFSRNVLGWQDANSTEFDPKTSHPVVIDMPEHNPGQMGGTMRLGKRRTLFQTKNSVMRKLYGDPEFLEERHRHRFEVNPVLKKCLEEQGLKFVGQDVGGERMEIVELEDHPFFVGVQYHPEFLSRPIKPSPPYFGLLLASVGRLPHYLQKGCRLSPRDTYSDRSGSSSPDSEITELKFPSINHD; translated from the exons atgaagtaCATTCTAGTTACTGGCGGTGTTATATCAGGAATTGGAAAAGGAATCATTGCCAGCAGTGTGGGCACAATACTGAAGTCATGTGGTTTACATGTAACTTCAATTAAAATTGACCCATACATTAACATTGATGCAGGAACCTTCTCTCCTTACGAGCATG GGGAAGTTTTTGTGTTGGATGATGGTGGTGAAGTAGACCTTGACCTGGGTAACTATGAGCGGTTCCTTGACATCCGCCTCACCAAGGACAATAATCTGACCACTGGAAAGATATACCAGCACGTCATTAACAAGGAACGCAAAGGAGATTACTTGGGAAAAACCGTCCAAG TTGTCCCTCACATCACAGATGCAATCCAGGAGTGGATAATGAGACAGGCGTTAATACCTGTAGATGAAGACGGCCTGGAGCCTCAAGTGTGTGTTATTGAG CTCGGTGGAACAGTGGGAGATATAGAAAGCATGCCGTTTATTGAGGCTTTCCGTCAATTCCAGTTCAAAGTCAAAAGAGAGAACTTTTGTAATATCCACGTCAGTCTAGTCCCTCAG CCAAGTTCAACAAGGGAACAGAAGACTAAACCCACTCAGAATAGCATTCGGGATCTCAGAGGACTTGGGCTTTCCCCAGATCTG GTTGTGTGCAGGTGCTCAAATCCTCTCGACACATCGGTGAAAAAGAAAATCTCAATGTACTGCCATGTGGAACCTGAACAA gtcatctgtgtccACGATGTCTCATCCATCTACCGAGTCCCCTTGTTACTAGAAGAGCAAGGGGTTGTAGATTATTTTCTTCGAAGACTCGATCTCCCTATTGAGAGGCAGCCACGAAAAATGCTGATGAAGTGGAAAGAGATGGCTGACAG ATACGATCGCTTGCTGGAGACCTGCTCTATTGCCCTTGTGGGAAAATACACCAAGTTCTCTGACTCGTACGCCTCGGTCACGAAAGCTCTGGAGCACTCTGCACTGGCCATCAACCACAGACTGGAAATCAAG TACATAGATTCTACCGACCTGGAGCCAAGCACCTTACAGGAAGAGCCCGTCCGGTACCACGAAGCATGGCAGAAGCTCTGTAGTGCTCA tgGAGTGCTGGTTCCAGGCGGGTTTGGTGTTCGAGGAACGGAAGGAAAGATCCAAGCAATCGCCTGGGCTCGAAAACAGAAAAAGCCCTTTTTGG GTGTGTGCTTAGGAATGCAGCTGGCAGTGGTTGAATTCTCAAGAAATGTGCTGGGATGGCAAG ATGCCAATTCTACAGAGTTTGACCCTAAGACAAGTCACCCTGTG GTCATAGACATGCCGGAACACAATCCTGGGCAGATGGGTGGAACCATGAGGCTGGGCAAGAGGAGGACCCTGTTCCAGACCAAGAACTCAGTCATGA gaaaactctatggagatcCGGAATTCCTGGAGGAGAGGCATCGCCACAGATTCGAG GTAAATCCAGTCTTGAAAAAGTGTTTGGAAGAGCAAGGCTTGAAGTTTGTTGGCCAAGATGTTGGAGGAGAGAGAATGGAAATCGTGGAGTTGGAAG ATCACCCCTTTTTTGTTGGGGTTCAGTACCACCCTGAGTTCCTGTCCAGACCTATCAAGCCTTCCCCGCCCTACTTCGGCCTCCTCCTGGCCTCTGTAGGGAGGCTCCCACATTACCTGCAGAAAGGCTGCCGGCTCTCACCTAG GGACACCTACAGTGACAGAAGTGGAAGCAGCTCCCCTGACTCTGAAATCACTGAATTGAAATTCCCATCAATAAATCATGACTGA